The genomic region CTCTGATCTTTTGGTCTGTGTGTTGAAGGTGTGGAACAGCTTATTGGAGCATTTCAGTCAAAATACTATTGTGCTGAGTTaggtcagagagagagaagtcTTTTTCCATTAGCAGCTGATTTAAGGAACTGTGTGGGGACAAAGCGATAAGAGGAGAGAAGAAAGCTTTATGCAGAGCTATTTGTTGTGCTGTTTTCCCCAACAAGGCAGGTTAAAGTACTCAGAGTCTTCAAAGGGAAATTTGAATTCAACAAAGACCCTGGAGAGGGAGGATAATTTACAGAGTTATGGAATAAGGATGAGATGACTGGACTGCTTTATAAGTGTCAGCATGGACTTATCAGGCTGAATGGTCTTAACCTGTGCAGAACTGAATCTATGCCCAAACATCATGCGGGCAGCATACAGGGCTTTTGCTACACATACATTGTGTGGTTTCGTTTCTTTCCTGGCTTCCCCAGTCGCTCCCCTACCTGGAACAAGCCTGTGACTCAGTGTGCAGAGTTCTTAGCCTGatatgttgactgtccatttccttctgtagatactgagttcccccagtactTTTTGTGCGTTGATGCAGGTCTCCAGCATACGCAGACTCTCTCCTGCCTCTTTTGTGCAGCTTCTGCTTCGACTAGCAGTAGGTGAGCCAAAACTCATTGTTTTGGCACTTTCATGGAGCTGAAAATACCCCATCTGTAGCACCCAAAGTAACACACGCAGCAAAGTTAGAGGTCGACTGCATCATTTTCCACTTTAACGATGATGTTTCCGAATACGTAAGTGGAGGACTGCTTCTCGCCAAAAGTCTGAGAGGGCAGAACCATGTGGTCAGCCTCTGGGGGAAGTGGAGGAACCTTCAGGTAGTGTTTGGGCAAAGGCTCACCCTGCTGTTTGTCACTGCACTCCAGTGCCCTGCCACAGGGCATGAAGACCAGCGAGGCAGCGGAGGCCGCCGGGCCGAACGCAAGCAGCTCTTCTAAGGGCTGGTCGGCTGCGCTGTGGGGCAGCGAGCTGATGGAGAAGACGGAACAGGAATGGGCCTGGAGCCCTGGCTGTTGGGGACTCAGCCGGCCGACGCCGCTCACGTTGGAGCTGCTTCTGGCTGGGCCGCCTGGCGGCTTAACATGCCGCAAGAAGCCGGCGAGTCCGGCTCCACCGCCACTGGTTGCCGCTGCCCTCCCACCCTCCTCCCGCTGCGGCCTCTGCCCGAAGCCCACCTTGGCCTCCAGCCGCCGCTGCCAGTGGTGCAGCGCCTTGCGGAACCGTTTGCTGAGGAGCGCATACAACAGCGGGTTGATGTCCGAGTTGAGAAGGGCCAGCCAGTGGGCTGCTGTCACCAAGCCGGACGGCACACTAGAGACCCGCCGGCCACCCGCCACCGCCGCCTCGACTGCCTGCACCAGCCCTACCACCTCGTAGGGCATCCAGCAGCAGAAGAAGGCGAAGATGACCAGGAAGAGGCGGAAAGTGCCGCGGTGCTCGCGGCCCGGGCAGCCGCCACCACCAGCATACTTGCAGAAGATGTCTGGCGCCCATCTCTGCAAACCGGGGTGACGGCAGCCATGCTGCACTTCTCCGCAACCGTGCTGGGTCACGATTGGGGAGttgaggctggagatgaggtgagagaaggtGGGCATATTGGAAGTGGGGCCTCCATCATCAGCTGGCACCAGTGACCGCTGCTGCAGCTGGTTCTCGATGTCATGGATACGCTTGGCATGGCCCCGAGCCACCCGCACAATGCGTGCGTAGCAGAAGATCATGACAGCGGCCGGCAGCAGGAAGGAGATGATGGCCATGAAGCCCGCGTAACTCAGACTGTTGCCCCACGCCACCGAGCAGCTGTGGATGGCTGGCGAGTAACCGAAGCGACCCCAGCCCAGCAGTGGAGGGCAGCTGCTGAGCGCCGACTGCAGCCAGATCCACACCACCGTAGCGGCCGTGCGGCGCACAGTACTCCGCGAGTTGTACTGCAGGCAGTCGATGATGGCGTGGTAGCGGTCCAGAGCAATGGCGGCCAGGGTCAGCACCGATGCCGTACAATAAACTGACGAGGTGTAGCCCACGTAGAGGCATAGGTTCTGCAGCCGGACAGAAACAAAACAAGGGGAGAGTGACTGTCACAGCAGTGGAGACACGGACGCAGATCACATATGCCGGCACTAGATACACATACATCCACAGGACAATAACCTCTGCTCTGCCcctacacaaacacacagacacacacagacacacacacacacacagacacacacgcacacacacacacacacacacacacgtgcacacacagatgcacatacacagacacactcacacacaccagcaCCAGTCAGGCACTCTGACGGGATCATAatcccccttcaactttcacACAGGACAACCATGGGACAATCCCCCATGGTACTACAGAGGTACAGgacaataccctctgtcttccacacacacagtgacataCAGACACCAATAGGACCATCCCCACCCACACACTGTCAGtgagatgcagacacaccaatgggACTGTTCCCACCCACACACTCCATCACTGAGATACAGACATACCAATGGGActgtccccacacacacacccaccatcagtGAGATACAGACACGCCACTGGGACTGTCGCCACCCACACACTCCATCAGTGAGATCCAGATACAACACTGGGACTATCCCAACACACAAACACCATCAGTGAGACACCGACACACCAATGGGACTATCACCACCCACACACGCATTCACTGAAATACAGACACACCAATGGGACTGTCCCCACCCACACAAACCGTCACTGAGATAAAGACACACGAATGGGACCCTCCCCACCCACACAGTCCGTGAGATACAGACACACCAATGGGACtgtccccacacacacagtcagtgaGGTACAGGCACACGAATGGGACTATCCCCACCTACACACACCGTCACTGAGATACAGACACACCAATGGGACtgtcccaacccacacacaccatCACTGAGATACAGACACACCAATGAGATCGTCCCCACACACTTCACACCGTCAGTGCGATACAGACACACCAATGGAACTGtcaccacccacacacacagtcaatgGGATACAGACACACCAGTGGGACtatccccacccacacacactgtCATTGAGATACAGACACACCAATGGAACTGtcaccacccacacacacagtcagtgaGATACAGACACACCAG from Mobula birostris isolate sMobBir1 chromosome 8, sMobBir1.hap1, whole genome shotgun sequence harbors:
- the LOC140202042 gene encoding 5-hydroxytryptamine receptor 1D, whose amino-acid sequence is MDPGAASSLFTNQSAGGAGHTAGIRSSSVPVKILLETIMVLMCVAAITGNILVIAIIAVTKHFHSVTSVFLVNLAVSDCLVGLGVMPFVAMSVFYQDWNRYNNLCLYVGYTSSVYCTASVLTLAAIALDRYHAIIDCLQYNSRSTVRRTAATVVWIWLQSALSSCPPLLGWGRFGYSPAIHSCSVAWGNSLSYAGFMAIISFLLPAAVMIFCYARIVRVARGHAKRIHDIENQLQQRSLVPADDGGPTSNMPTFSHLISSLNSPIVTQHGCGEVQHGCRHPGLQRWAPDIFCKYAGGGGCPGREHRGTFRLFLVIFAFFCCWMPYEVVGLVQAVEAAVAGGRRVSSVPSGLVTAAHWLALLNSDINPLLYALLSKRFRKALHHWQRRLEAKVGFGQRPQREEGGRAAATSGGGAGLAGFLRHVKPPGGPARSSSNVSGVGRLSPQQPGLQAHSCSVFSISSLPHSAADQPLEELLAFGPAASAASLVFMPCGRALECSDKQQGEPLPKHYLKVPPLPPEADHMVLPSQTFGEKQSSTYVFGNIIVKVENDAVDL